One Bacteroidia bacterium genomic window, ATAGCTCCTGCTGTCCTTCCGCGGTAAGTGTTGGCGGCAGCCGCATAAATATCCTTGACGTAGGGTGATAGCGGCAATTGCGCCAGCACCTCCTGCGCATTCGTAGCGGAATCAATCAAAAATATCTTGCTGAAAAAACCGAAAAGTACCGGAATGATCATCTGGATGGGGTTCGCCCTGGGATTCGCTTTAAAGTAATGAAGAATTTTCGTTGCCTTTGCTACATCCTTCACGCCCAGCGCATTTTGCAATTCAAAAATATTGTAGTCCTTGCTGACGCCAATATTTCTTTCAATGTCTTCTACGCCAATTTGCTTGTTGCCATCCGCACTGATGATAAGTTTCTCCAGGCTATGGTTGATCTTTTCAAGAGATGTTCCGGTGTATTCAGTCAGCAGTTGAGCTGCCTTAGGCGCTATGCGGTAGCCGCGTTTCTTCATTTCATTGAGAATCCATTCCGGCACCTTATACTCATTCAGTTGCTGCGACTCAAAGTATGTAGTATGCTTCTTCACCGC contains:
- the holA gene encoding DNA polymerase III subunit delta, whose protein sequence is MAAATFDKIMKSMKEGKYAPIYFLFGNEPFFIDQITDYVVAHALQEEQKGFNQTVVYGRDADAETIISYAMRYPLMADRQVVILKEAQEMRKLDELEPYFRKPVPSTLLVIAYKHKKLDKRTKFYNAVKKHTTYFESQQLNEYKVPEWILNEMKKRGYRIAPKAAQLLTEYTGTSLEKINHSLEKLIISADGNKQIGVEDIERNIGVSKDYNIFELQNALGVKDVAKATKILHYFKANPRANPIQMIIPVLFGFFSKIFLIDSATNAQEVLAQLPLSPYVKDIYAAAANTYRGRTAGAISLLNEYDLRSKGVNNSGIPQEQLLDELVYKLLFL